From Oryzias latipes chromosome 18, ASM223467v1:
CCATCCGTTTAGTAAAACCTGAGCTTcagtttttaaagatgttttttattataattccaCAATAAACATGAAACGGTAAAAAAGAAACTCATTTCCTGTTgctaaatgtagttttttttactgataaaatctaaaagttttcatgttttatagTGAAAAATCAAACATACAGAGACAAAAGAGACGAGGACTAAACAAAGATGTCTAGAATCACTATGATCTATTTGTCTTTAAACCAGAAACTTTTTCAAACCATGttaaatttgaatgaaaaccGGGAAACCTGCTCTGTCTGTTTGGGTCTACTGGAGGACCCGACGACGCTCCCCTGTGGACACAGCTACTGCTTGAGCTGCATCAGGACCTACTGGAGTAAAGGAAACCAGAGGAGAACCCCCAGCTGTCCTCAGTGCAGGAGAACCTTCACCTTCAGGCCGGTTctggagagaaaaacaacatcattttGGTAGAGTTAGTGGAACAGAAGAAGACATCCGACGGTATGAAACAACAGTTTGGACTTTCAGCttcacaaaaagacaaacaggaaatCTGCCCCCATCACAATGAGGAGTTGAAGATCTTCTGTCGCACTGATCAGCAGTTCATCTGTCACGTCTGTCTGATGGATGAACATCGGGGTCATGAAGCAGCCCAAATAGCAGAAGGAAGGTCTGAGAAGCAGAAGAAGCTCCAGGAGACTCGACAACGAGCCCAGAAGAAGATCCAGGACTGTGCAAAAGCTGTGAAGGAGCTccagcaggaggtggaggacaTCAACACTGCTGCTGACAAATCAGTGGAGGACAGTGAGGAGATCTTCTCTGAGATGATCCGTCTCCTCCAGAACAGAAGCTCTgaggtgaagcagcagatcagatccCAGCAGGAGGACGAAGTGAATCGAGTCCTGGATCTTCAGGagaagctggagcaggagatcaGAGATCTGAAGAGCAAAGACAGAGAGATGGAGCAGCTCTCTCACACAGAGGAGCACAGCCAGTTCCTGCACAGATACCCCTCACTGTCTGCACTCAGTGAGTCCACACACTCATCCAGCTTCCACCTTCGTCCTCTGAGGTACTTTGAGGAGGTGACAGATGTTGTGGCAGACACCAGAGACAAACTACAGGATCTCCTGAGGGACAAACGAGCAAACATCTCACAGAAGTTCTTCAGTTTCATTCacatctcttctttttttatcaatttgattttaattacatttacgATGGAGCAAAATTTCCTGAAGTATTCAGAACTCACACTGGATCCAAACACAGCACACCCCCGTCTGAAACTGTCTGCAGcaaacagaaaagcaacattCACTCTCCATAGGAACGACTACCACATGCATGCAGACCGGTTCGCTTCCTGGATTCAGGTTCTGAGCAGAGAGAGTCTGACCGGGCGTCATTACTGGGGGGTGGAGTGGACCGGTGGAGCAATTTACGTTGCAGTCACAtacaaaaacatccaaacatcaCAGTATGACcaagcgtttggaagtgatgacAAATCCTGGGCCTTATACTGCGACAGAAACAGTTACATCTTCTACCACAAAGACATGCAGACCTGTCTCTCTGGTCCCGGTTCCTCTAGGGTGGGAGTGTACCTGGACCACGGAGCAGGTGTTCTGGCCTTCTACAGTGTCTCTGAAACCATGACTCTTCTACACAGAGTCCAGACCACCTTCACTCAGCCACTTCATGCCGGTCTGCGCTTCTACGACTACTTCCTGTACTCAGGAGGAGACTCCGCAGAGTTTGTTCAGCTAAATGAAAACCCTGATGGCAACGGGGGATTTGGCTATGTCCAAAGTCCCTCCCTACTGCCCAACTAATACAAAACTAAATAGTACGGGACTTTCTAGTGGCCTGGAttcaattcagacaccatgcccGTTACTTTTTTTAGTCG
This genomic window contains:
- the LOC101171697 gene encoding tripartite motif-containing protein 16-like; translation: MKQQFGLSASQKDKQEICPHHNEELKIFCRTDQQFICHVCLMDEHRGHEAAQIAEGRSEKQKKLQETRQRAQKKIQDCAKAVKELQQEVEDINTAADKSVEDSEEIFSEMIRLLQNRSSEVKQQIRSQQEDEVNRVLDLQEKLEQEIRDLKSKDREMEQLSHTEEHSQFLHRYPSLSALSESTHSSSFHLRPLRYFEEVTDVVADTRDKLQDLLRDKRANISQKFFSFIHISSFFINLILITFTMEQNFLKYSELTLDPNTAHPRLKLSAANRKATFTLHRNDYHMHADRFASWIQVLSRESLTGRHYWGVEWTGGAIYVAVTYKNIQTSQYDQAFGSDDKSWALYCDRNSYIFYHKDMQTCLSGPGSSRVGVYLDHGAGVLAFYSVSETMTLLHRVQTTFTQPLHAGLRFYDYFLYSGGDSAEFVQLNENPDGNGGFGYVQSPSLLPN